The proteins below are encoded in one region of Terriglobales bacterium:
- a CDS encoding alpha-ketoacid dehydrogenase subunit beta — MPTVTYLEAIRQGLWEEMERDPAVFCIGEDIGIYGGAFKVTDGFIHHFGPERVIDTPIAESAIVGAAFGAALTGMRPVVEFQFIDFIVCAFNQITNMLAKAHYRWGAPVPVVLRGPCGGNVHGGPFHSQNPEMYFAHTPGLKVVAPGTAYDAKGLIKSAVRDNNPVLFLEHKYLYRRIKEDLPEEEYTVPLGKARVAREGHDLSIITYAAMLQVALEAAETLAKEGIDIEVLDLRTLAPLDREAITATVRKTNKAIILHEDTKTGGIAGEVTAVIHEECFDDLDGPVVRIASLDTPVPFSPPLEEVFLPKVGDVVREARRLKAY; from the coding sequence ATGCCAACCGTCACTTATCTCGAAGCCATCCGCCAGGGACTCTGGGAGGAGATGGAGCGCGACCCGGCGGTGTTCTGCATCGGGGAGGATATCGGCATCTACGGCGGGGCGTTCAAGGTGACCGACGGGTTCATCCATCACTTCGGGCCGGAACGGGTGATCGATACGCCGATCGCCGAGTCGGCGATCGTGGGCGCGGCGTTCGGGGCCGCGCTTACCGGGATGCGACCGGTGGTGGAGTTCCAGTTCATCGACTTCATCGTGTGCGCCTTCAATCAAATCACCAACATGCTGGCCAAGGCGCACTACCGCTGGGGCGCGCCGGTGCCGGTAGTGCTGCGCGGGCCGTGCGGCGGCAACGTGCACGGCGGTCCGTTCCACTCGCAGAACCCGGAGATGTATTTTGCGCACACGCCGGGGCTGAAGGTGGTGGCACCGGGGACGGCATACGACGCCAAGGGGCTGATCAAGAGCGCGGTGCGCGACAACAATCCCGTGCTCTTCCTGGAGCACAAGTATCTCTACCGGCGCATCAAGGAGGATCTGCCGGAAGAGGAGTACACGGTGCCGCTGGGCAAGGCGCGTGTGGCGCGCGAGGGGCACGACCTGAGCATCATTACTTATGCGGCCATGCTGCAGGTGGCGCTGGAGGCGGCGGAGACCCTGGCGAAAGAGGGGATCGACATCGAGGTGCTCGACCTGCGGACGCTCGCGCCGCTGGACCGCGAAGCCATCACCGCCACAGTGCGCAAGACGAACAAGGCTATCATCCTGCACGAAGACACGAAGACAGGCGGGATCGCGGGCGAGGTAACGGCAGTGATCCACGAAGAGTGCTTCGACGATCTGGACGGGCCGGTGGTGCGCATCGCGTCGCTGGACACGCCGGTGCCGTTCTCGCCGCCGCTGGAAGAGGTGTTCCTGCCCAAGGTGGGAGATGTAGTGCGCGAGGCGCGGCGGTTGAAGGCGTACTGA
- the sucB gene encoding 2-oxoglutarate dehydrogenase, E2 component, dihydrolipoamide succinyltransferase yields the protein MPTDVIMPQMGESIFEGTLTKWLKKPGEKVQRDEPLFEISTDKVDAEIPAPASGVLKEIKVQEGTTVQVNTVVAVIDADGAGAAATAPAKAPPAKAAEPAPAKAAAAPPKAAPAKAPEPARAPVVEMPAAVAREEGERIRSSPLVRKMAKEHGVDLRQVPGSGLEGRITKEDIQAFIARGGAAAATPARAATAPAAAAAPAPVRAPAVVPGEIVPMTAIRKKIAQHMIESRRTSAHVHCVYEVDLTRVVKLREREKKTFEQRTGSKLTYMPFFVRAAINAIRDWPIINSSVEAESIHYHRNINVGIAVALDWGLIVPVVKNAEERNFLGLQRAIADVGERARSKKLTPDDVQGATFTVTNPGQFGALYGLPIINQPNVAIMGVGGIFKAPVVVTDEAGNDSIAIRSIVHLVLGYDHRVIDGAVADQFMAQVKTYLQEWNEDIY from the coding sequence ATGCCAACCGATGTGATCATGCCCCAGATGGGGGAATCGATATTCGAAGGCACGCTGACCAAGTGGCTGAAGAAGCCGGGCGAGAAGGTGCAGCGCGACGAGCCGCTGTTCGAGATCTCGACCGACAAGGTGGATGCCGAGATCCCGGCGCCGGCCAGCGGTGTGCTGAAGGAAATCAAAGTTCAGGAAGGCACCACGGTGCAGGTGAACACGGTGGTGGCAGTGATCGACGCCGACGGCGCGGGAGCGGCGGCGACGGCACCGGCGAAGGCTCCTCCCGCAAAGGCAGCGGAACCAGCACCAGCGAAAGCGGCTGCGGCCCCACCCAAGGCTGCACCGGCGAAAGCACCGGAGCCGGCGCGAGCGCCGGTGGTGGAAATGCCGGCGGCGGTGGCGCGCGAAGAGGGCGAGCGCATACGGTCCTCGCCGCTGGTGCGCAAGATGGCCAAAGAGCACGGCGTCGACCTGCGCCAGGTACCGGGCTCGGGACTCGAGGGCCGGATCACCAAGGAAGACATCCAGGCATTCATCGCACGCGGTGGAGCCGCGGCAGCAACTCCGGCACGGGCGGCGACGGCGCCAGCGGCCGCGGCGGCCCCGGCGCCAGTGCGCGCACCGGCGGTGGTTCCGGGCGAGATCGTGCCCATGACGGCGATACGCAAGAAGATCGCCCAGCACATGATCGAGTCACGGCGGACCAGCGCGCACGTGCACTGCGTCTATGAAGTGGACCTGACCCGCGTGGTCAAGCTCCGCGAGCGGGAGAAGAAGACCTTCGAGCAGCGCACCGGCTCGAAGCTCACCTACATGCCGTTCTTCGTAAGGGCGGCGATCAACGCCATCCGCGACTGGCCCATCATCAACTCGTCGGTCGAAGCCGAGAGCATCCATTACCACCGCAACATCAACGTGGGGATCGCGGTGGCGCTGGACTGGGGACTGATCGTGCCGGTGGTGAAGAACGCCGAGGAACGCAACTTCCTGGGACTGCAGCGGGCCATTGCCGACGTGGGCGAGCGCGCAAGATCCAAGAAGCTGACTCCGGACGACGTGCAGGGAGCAACCTTCACGGTCACCAATCCGGGACAGTTCGGCGCGCTGTACGGCCTGCCCATCATCAACCAGCCCAACGTGGCCATCATGGGCGTGGGCGGCATCTTCAAGGCGCCGGTCGTGGTGACCGATGAGGCCGGGAACGACTCCATCGCCATCCGCTCGATCGTCCACCTGGTGCTGGGCTACGACCATCGGGTGATCGACGGCGCCGTAGCCGACCAGTTCATGGCCCAGGTAAAGACGTACCTGCAGGAGTGGAACGAAGACATCTACTAG
- a CDS encoding thiamine pyrophosphate-dependent dehydrogenase E1 component subunit alpha encodes GDLIPVLAGVALGARMQGRNIAVMTYIGDGGQSTGVFHEGLNFAAVQKLGLVLMVENNVWAYSTPTEMQFAVEDLATRAPGYGVPGVIVDGTDACQVYDAAHEACERARRGEGPTLIEAKMMRMKGHAIHDAAGYVPKELFEFWRKRDPIARFEKYLLEKKWLTPAENKKLIEGVEKELEADREAAVASPMPKPETAASGVYCEEGCHEIKLKYGAVKATRRKAEGKRLKETEAAVHLK; translated from the coding sequence GGCGACCTGATTCCGGTGCTGGCGGGGGTGGCGCTGGGTGCGCGCATGCAAGGGCGGAACATCGCGGTGATGACCTACATCGGCGATGGGGGCCAATCTACCGGAGTGTTCCACGAAGGGCTGAACTTCGCCGCGGTGCAGAAGCTGGGACTGGTGTTGATGGTGGAAAACAACGTGTGGGCGTACTCGACGCCGACCGAGATGCAGTTCGCGGTGGAAGACCTGGCGACTCGCGCACCGGGCTATGGTGTGCCGGGAGTGATCGTGGACGGGACGGACGCCTGCCAGGTGTACGACGCGGCGCACGAAGCCTGCGAGCGAGCCCGTCGCGGCGAAGGCCCGACGCTGATCGAAGCCAAGATGATGCGCATGAAAGGCCACGCCATCCATGACGCCGCCGGGTATGTCCCGAAAGAACTGTTCGAGTTCTGGCGCAAGCGCGATCCCATTGCGCGTTTCGAGAAGTATCTGCTGGAGAAGAAGTGGCTGACACCAGCGGAGAACAAGAAACTGATCGAGGGCGTAGAAAAAGAGCTGGAAGCCGACCGCGAAGCGGCGGTGGCTTCACCGATGCCCAAGCCGGAGACGGCCGCGAGCGGTGTCTACTGCGAAGAGGGATGCCACGAAATCAAGTTGAAGTATGGGGCGGTGAAGGCAACGCGAAGAAAAGCTGAAGGCAAGCGGTTAAAGGAGACCGAAGCGGCGGTGCATTTGAAGTAG